DNA sequence from the Corynebacterium yudongzhengii genome:
GCAGAGTTAGCCAACTACCGGGATATACGGAAAATGGATCCCGCTGTTCTGCAGGACCCCGAAGCGTTGGATCGGGAGCTGGAGAAAGCTACTGGAGAGCCGGTGAAAACCCCGGCTGAACTGGTTTCTTCTCCGATGGTTGATGACGAGGGGAAGCCGCTCGATCCGCGGGATGCTACCGGTTACGGGGTTCCGATGCGACATAAGCTGTTTGCCTCGTTATGTCGATGATCAATATGACCCGGTGTCAGCCGGTGAACCGTCTACGCAGCCCGGGTACTCAGGTCAATATGATCGTCAACGAGGAGGGCAGGGCCGTGTTGCCGGCGATTCCCCGGGCGGCTTCGGCGGATTTGGTGGCTGAAATCTTGAACGGGGACGTACGTGTGCATCTGCTGGATAATCGCGGGGTGCACATAATGGTGTCGAAGCCGCAGCGTTTGGTTACTGATGCGCAGGCGCAGGTGTTGATTGCGTTGTGGAACTACCAGTGTGCGATGCCGGGCTGTAATCATTCGCGGTTTATTCAGTTTCATCACATCAAGGCGCATTGTGATGGTGGGAAGACGGCGGTGTGGAACTTGATCCCGGTCTGTTCGGCTTGTCACGCGTTGATTACTTTGGGCATCGTCACAGTGGAGATTGATCACAAGCGGCCTGGCCGGATTAATTTCGAGTTTCCTGCTGGGTTGCGGTTTGCCTCAGATAATCGAAGTTTGCCGATGCGTATTGAAGATGCCTCATTCGTGCCAATCGAGCTTCCGGAAGAAATAGACAGCTTCGATGACGACGCACTACCCGCACTCAGTTAAAACTAAAGCGCTGCTGAGGCGGGAGCCGCTCGTGGCAGCCGCCTTCCATCGCCAACTGCTACGCAACCGCAAACTCCACGTGATCACCGGGAAAGAGCTTCCGGCGATCCCCGTTGACCTCCACGGTCACAGGGTTTTTGGCGTCGTCTTCCACGCGCACCTCGACCCGCTCGTGGGCGGCCTTCACCTGCACCGGGCAACCGCGGTAGTAGATGCGAAAAGCCACGTTGTCGACGGCGTCGGGAAGCGCCGGACGCAGACGCAGCACCCGCCCGCGCACGCTCATGCCGGCGAGGCAGCGCTGCACGTAGTCGACGGTGCCGGCCATCACGCCGGTGTGGATGCCCTCGGCGGTCGAGGAGCCGGCCTCGTTGTCGATGTCCGCCTCGAGTGCCTGCTGGTACAGCGGCCACGCCTCGTTCGGCGAGTAGCCGTTGATCGCCCACGCGTAGACGATCTGGCTGAGCATCGAGCCATCCGAGGTGCGCTCGCGGTAGTAGCTGATCGTGCGCTGGATGGCACCCTCGTCGAGCGAGTATCCCATGTGGTCCAGGATGTCGGCGAGCTCGTCGGGTGCGAAGACGTAGAAGAGCATCGCTACATCGGCCTGCTTCGAGACCTTGTAGTTGTTCGGCGAATCCCCCTCGGCGGCCAGGATCAGATCGAGCCGGCCGATGTTGCCGTACTTCTCGCGGTAGCCTTCCCAGTCGAACTCTTCAAGGTCCTCGTAGCCGTCGAACTGGCTGAGCACGCCGTCGTCGTGGAAGACGAGGCGCAGGTTGCGGGAGACGTCGTCAAGCCGGCGCAGATCCTCGTCGGTGAGGTTCAAATGAGCGCGCAGCACGGCGGCGTCGACGTCGTCGAGGTAGTCGTAGATCTCCAGCGCCTTCGTCATCACCCACGAGGCGAGCACGTTGTTATACGCGTTATCGGTCAGACCCTCACCGGGTGCCGAAGGGTAGCCATCGTGGAACTCATCCGGCCCCATCGTGTGGTGCACCGAGTACCGCCCAGTCGCCGCGTCATACGTGGCCATCGAGGCATACCCGCGCGCGGCGTCGAGGATGAGCTCGGCACCGACATCACGCATGAAAATCCCGTCGTGCGTGAACTGGAAATAGCGCCACACGCTCAGTGCGACCTCGAGGCCCACGTGGCGCTGGTGGTGCGAGTTATCCGGCATCCAGGCGTCCATCCGCGGGTTATACAGCACCGGCGGGGTCTCTTCGCATCCCGACGAGCCCGACTGCCACGGGAAGATCGCCCCACGAAAGCCCAGCTCGGAGGCAAGCGCGCGGGCCATAGGCAGGCGGCGGTGGCGGTAGCGCAGCAGCGCGCGGGTGAGCTCGGGGCGCCGGGAGGTCAGCAGCGGGTAGACGAACTGCTCGTCCCAGAAGATGTGCCCGCGATAGCCCTCGGCGGTCAGCCCGCGGGCGGGCAGGCCGGCGTCCATGCCGGAATCCACCTTCACGATCGACTGCAGAATGTGGAAGGAGTTCACCCGTAGCGCGAGCGCGTCGGTACGCCCCGCGGGCAGCGAGGTGTCATAGACCTGCCAGATCGCCGACCACATGAGCGAGTGCTGACGCTTGAGCGCCGCGAACTCGCCGAGCTGCTCGAGCTCCCAGCACACCTGCAGCTCCGGGGTCGACTGCGCCCGATCACGCGAGGAGAACACCGCGGCGATCTTCTCGATCGACACCGGCTCATGCGGATACACCGCGGCCGTGTAGTCATGGCCATGGAGCTCGCCCTCGGAAAACGGCGTGCCCTCGCCGAGCCCGTCGGTGCGCGCGGCGATGCTGATGGCGATGTCGGACTGGTTGGTGCGGGTGTTCACAAGGGTGGTGTGCTTATCGACGTGCCTACCCTGCGCCCGAGTCAAATGCCGGGTGGTCAGCGCGCGGTCGTCGGCGACATTGCGGTTTTCGACGGCCCCGTTAATCGCCGAGCGCACCGACACCTCGCCCTGCCAGTTCTCCGGGGCGATGACGATCCGCAAAGCGGCGGCGTGTTTGCGGTGGATCGAGGTCATCTGCTCGATGAGGATGCGGGTGCGACGCCCGTTGTCCGCCCGCACGCGCAGAAAGCGCCGCGACAACCCGGCCCGGAGATCGAGCTCGAGGCGGGAGTCGAGGATATTCGCGGTCGTCGGCATGAGCTGGGCGCCCTTATCGTCGAAGACCCGCAGGTAGGTCCAGTCCGGGATGTTGGGCACGTGCTCGGATTCCAGGACCAGGCCCGCGCTGTCGGTGAGATCGCTGTGCACGCGGTTGAACACGCCCGCCAGATACGAGCCGGGGTAGTGGGTGCCGTTGTCGACGGTGCCCGGCAGGTTCGCGCGCGTGCCCCAGTAGCCGTTCGCGGTGGAAAACAGGGTCTCCAGATCGCTGAGCTTGTCGGTGTTCATCCCGTCGATGGCGAACACAGTCGAGCGCGGGGTGTCGTGCTTTTCGGAGAAGCCGAACGCGAAGTCGATCTCCGAGACGTCGGCGAGGACGCGGTCGGCGCCGGCGTCGAAAAGCCCCTGGGCGACATCCGGGTCACCGTCGGAGCGATCGACGCCGATGACCAGCCCGTACTTCGCGGCAAACGCGGCGCGCACCCCGGAGCGGGCGTCTTCGAGCGCGATGCACTGGGCGGCGCGGACATTGAGGCGCTCGGCGGCCAGCAAGAAAGAATCCGGCGCCGGCTTGCCGGTGATCTTCTCGTTGATGATGTCGTGGCCGTCCACGCGGACGTCGAAAAGCTTCTCCAACCCCGCCGCTTGGAGGATGCGCTCGGCGTTGCGGGAGGAGGTGACCAGGGCCGTCGGCAAGCCGGCCTCGCGGGCACGCTTAACCAGATGCACCGCGTCGTCGAAGACCTGCACCCCCGATTCCTCGAGCGCCTTTTCGAAGTAGCCCTGCTTCTGATCGCCCAACGCGGTGATCTCGTCATCGCTGAGCTCCACCCCGCGCGACGCCATGAACGCGTGCACGGCGTCCTCGCGGGTGCGGCCGTCGGCATACGCGAGATAATCGGTGGAGATGTCGAACTTCTCGGCGTCAGGGGCCAACTTCGCGAGCGCATCGTCGAACATCTGCTTCCACGCCTCAGCATGCACGGCGGCGGTATGAGTGATCACACCGTCCATATCGCACACAAGCGCGGCGGGAGTGGGGAGGGTGCTCATGAAGGATCCTCGTCGTCGGAAACTGGAAAGCGCTGCCCACTCTAATGGCAACGAGGCGATAGAGTAGGAGGCTATGAGCCAGTCGACCTCCCCGGGCAGGGTGCCAGCCCCGCGCGCGAAAGGCGGCAAACCCGCCAGCGACAACCCCGTACTCCAAGCGCTCGGCGCCCAACTGGCGCAACGACGCCGCGACGCCGGGCGGCTCCAACAAGAAGTCGCCGACACCGCCGGGGTCTCCCGCTCGACACTGCACACTATCGAACGCGGCGGCGAGGGAGTGCGCTGGGAAAAAGTGCTCGCCGTGGCGAAAACCCTGGGCTTAAGCCCACAGTTCGTGGAGAGCGCGCCTGATTCTTTGGCGGACGGCTAGGGAAGCTCTGGGCCCTCGGGGTTCTCCGGGTTATCGTCCGGGCGGCGCTCTTTACGGCGGCGTTGTTCCGCCTCCCGCTGCGCGCGCTCCCGGGCTTCCTTCTCGCGGCGTTCCTTAAAGCGCTGCTTGTCGATGTTCCACAAAAACTCCTCATCATCATCCGGCCCCTTGATAGCCGGCGGTTCGGCGTTGTTGCGGCTCTTCCAACTCGACGGGCCGAAGGCCTTCCACAACAGCCAGATCGCGACGATGATCAACACCAACAGCAGAATGCGTCCCATGCATATCCCTCCTCGGTGCCAGGATACGTGGTTAGGGTTTCGAACTTTCGGTTGACTAGGGTGGAGCACTGTGAGTGAGCAGCAATCGAATCGCCCGCCCGAGCCCGACCCCGAGGCCCGCAAGCGCGCCAACCGCGCCGCACTGAAATACGGAGCGGCACGCCTGGGGCTGTTTCTCGGGCTCACGATCGTGATCCAATTGCTGGCCCTGCTGATCGGCGCGCCCGTCCCGCTGGTCATGTCCGCGCTGTTTGCCCTGCTCATCGCCTTCCCGCTGTCGATGCTGGTGTTCTCCGGGCTGCGCCAGGACGCGACCGCGGCGGTGGCGGAGTGGTCGCGGCAACGCCGCGAGCACAAGCAGTGGATCCGCAACGAGCTCTCGCAGCGGTAGGGGGCTGTTCGGTCTGGGGCGGTTCTGGTTTGGGCCGTTCTGGGGTCTGGCCTGGGTCCGGTAGCTCTGCTGGTCGCGGCGTGTTGTGCTGGCACTTTGGTGCCTGAGGTTTGCTGAGCGTGCGTTGGGGTGATGTTGCGCTATCGCTGGTCGAAATGAGGAGCATCTAAAGGAGTGCTGGTTTCGACCTCGTGGGACTCCTTTCGGGCCGACTCCTTTCGACCGGGCGTGCTAACGCCATACCGTTGTATGGCTGCTAGGGTGCCTGGCGTTCTGTAGGTCCGCTTTTCGGTGCGGGTCCGCGTTGCTGCTGCACAAACCCTTAAAGGAAGATGCTTGAGGGACGCGCCCTTCAAGGTTTTGCGTTGGTAGATGGCCTGATTTGCCGTCCTACAAGGTTCTTCCTTTAAGCATTTGTGTTTGAACGTCCCAGAGGGGCCCATGGAACTGACCGAAACCAGGCCTGGGCCCCGCATCCGCATAGCGCGCTATCGCTGGTCGAAATGAGGGGCATCTAAAGGAGTGCTGATTTCGACCCCGCGAGACCCCTTTAGGGGTGACTGAATTCGTTGAAGCGGAAGCGCACTAAGGCCTACGTTCGAGCGCGCTCCCGGAAACGCAGAGCGAAACCCTCCTGACCAGCGCAAACGCCCCAGGACCAGAACCAGACCAGAACCAGCCCAGAACCACCCCAGAACGCCAACCCCTACCGCCCGAACAGGAACGCGACCGCGAGCATCGCGGGCAGCGAGAGGAACGTGGTCAGAAAGACGGTGTCACGGGCGATGATTTCGCCGCGTCGGTAGGTGGCGGCGTAGTTGTAGACGTTCTGGGCGGTCGGCAAGGCGGACAGGATCACCGCCGCGTACATGAAGTCGCCGTCGATGCCCAGAACCAGGCAGCACAGCCAGGCGATAACCGGCATGCCCGCGACCTTCAGTGCCGTCGAGGTGATCACGGCCGGGCGGTCCGGTACGGAGCTCAGCACGCCGCCGACGGTCAGGGAGGCACCGAAGCTCATGAGGATCATCGGGATGGAAGCCCCGCCGAGGATGCGGATGGGCTCCAAAACGGGTTCGGGCACCCGCCAGCCCATCAGGGCGACAGCCAGCCCCGCGAACGAGGCCACCACCACCGGCGAGATCAACGCATTGCGCACCGACAACGTCACCGCCCGTCTGCGCGAGCCGTGGGCGACCGAGTCCTGGTCGGAGCCGAGAAACGCCAGGATGATCGGGGTGAACACTGCCATCTGCATCAGGAGGGTGGGGATGACGTGGGTGGCCTCGCCGAGGACGTAGATGGACACGGGGAGGCCTATATTCACCGAGTTGAAGTAGCTGGAGGCGGCGGCGCCCATGGTTGTGGTGGGGACGTCGCGTCGAAAAGCGAGGTTCGACGCCGCCACGTACAACCCTGCCGTCAGTGTCGTGGCCAGCGCCACCACCAGCACCACCGGGGAGAAGAAGTGCTGCGGGTCGGAGCCGACGACCGAGGAGAAGATCAGCGCCGGGGTGCAGGCATAGAACGCGACCCGGTTGAACATGAGGCGCGTCTCGCCCTTGGGGATGATCCCGCGGCGCGAGAGCAGCCAGCCGGTAGCGATGACGGCGAAGATGATCGCAAAGCCGGTGATGACATCGAGCATCTCAGCCTCCCAGCAGGAACATGACCGCGGCCGTCACCAGCGCCCACACCAGCATCGCCCGGCCGTTGGATCCGAGTACCGGGATGAGCTCGGCACCCGAGGCGGCGGAGTTCATCCGCCGGATCCCCGGCAGCGTCAAAGGCAGCGCCACCAGGCCGAGCAGCAGCCACGGCGAGGAGAAGGCGAACAGGACAGAAACCACGAAGGGCACGAGCGTCAGTGAGCTGAAGAGGAGGCGGGAGGGGCCGTCGCCGAGCGTGACTGCCAGCGTGATCTTGCCGGTGGCCCGGTCGGAGGGGATGTCGCGGATGTTGTTGGCGAGGTTCACGCTCGCGGAGATCGCGCCGATGGCGACGGCCGCCGCGAAGCCCACCCACGTCACCGTGCCGGCCTGCGTGTACTGGGTGCCCATGACCGCGACGAGGCCGAAGAAGATGAAGACCGCCACCTCGCCGAGGCCGCGGTAACCATAGGGATTCTTGCCGCCGGTGTAGAACCAGGCGCCGGCGATGCACACCGCACCAACCAGAATGAACCACCACGCCGAAAACAGCGAGAGCACGATGCCGGCGATACCGGCGACGGCGAAGGCGGAAAACGCCGCGTACTTCACGTGCTCCGGGCGGGCGAGGCCGCCGCCGGTCAGGCGCGCAGGTCCCGAGCGGTCCTCGTCGGTGCCGCGGATGCCGTCGGAGTAGTCGTTGGCGTAGTTGACGCCGATGATCAACGCCCAGGCGACGATGAACGCGAGGATGGCTTGCGGTAGCTGGAAACCGCCGGCATAAGCGGCGGTGCCGCTGCCGACGATCACGGGTGCGAAGGCATTCGCCCAGGTGTGCGGGCGTGCGCCTGCGATCCAGTCGGCGGCGGTGGCGGGGTACTTTTCGGCGGCGGACATGTCGGTATTGTCCCTCATGAGAAAAATCGGCGCTGCGTGGGCCTGGGCTCTCAGCGAAACCGCTAGGGTGAGAGGAATCTTCCAGGAGGTGATGGTGAGGCGTGTGGGTTGATTATGTCGTCAAGCAAGTGGCCACCGCTGTGCCCAATTTCCTGCGCTCGCTGCCGCTGATGCTCGATAATCGGCTCTCGCGCCGTCGGATCCCGCAGTCCTCGCCCGAGGACGTCATCATCTCGCTGACCAGCCACGGCGTCCGCCTGCGGCACGTCCACTTGACCATCGAGTCGATCGCGCGCGGCAACACCACCGCCCCGATCGTGCTGTGGCTCGACGACTGCGACTACGACTCGGAGTGGCCGCCGCAGCTGCGCCGCCTCGTCGAGCGCGGCCTGCAGATCAAGCGTTCCGACGGCCGCTTCGGCCCCCACACCAAATACTGGTGCACGTTCCGCGAGGTCGAGGGCACCGGCCGCCGCGTGGTCACCGTGGATGATGACATGATCTATCCCGAGTGGTTCCTCGAGCGCCTGCTGTTCATCGCGCAGCTGCGCTCGGATTGTGTCGTCGCCTACCGCGCGCACCGCATCGAGCTGCGCGACGGCGCGCTCTTGCCCTATCGCAAGTGGACGCCCGCGAACACCTCGGACGCGTCTTTCCTGCACTTCGCCACCGGGGTCTCCGGAGTGTATTACCCGGCGGCGTTTGTCACGCACACCGTCGCCCAGGGCGAGCGTTTCCTCGAGGTCAGCCCGCGCGCCGACGACGTCTGGCTCCACCTCATGGCCTTACGCTCCGGGCATCGGGTGCGCCAGGTCTTCAGCCGCCCGCGCAGCTTCGCGGTCAACCCGCCGGCGCAGCGCGACGCGCTCGTGCACGGCAATACCATGGGCGGCGGCAACGACGAGCAGATCGGCCGGGCCTACAGCGACGCCGACGTCGAGAGGCTCTGCGCCATCGCGAAAGAGGAGGATTAGATGATCGGTTTCGGAACCACCCAGCTCGTAGAGCACGCGGCGGCGGATGCGCCGCGTCGCGAAGACATGATCGCCCTGCTGCGCACCGCCGCCGCGGAGGGCGCGGCGATCATCGACACCGCCGAGGTGATCGGGCCCTATACCGTCGAAAAGCTCATCGGCGACGCCCTCGGTGACTGCGAGGTGCCGGTGGCCACGAAGTTCGGCTGGAACATCGTTCCCGAGGGCGGCTCCGACGGGCTGAACTCGCGCCCGGAGCACATCCGCGAGGTCGCGCACGCCTCGCTGCGCCGCCTGCAACGCGAGCGCATCGACGTCTTCTACCAGCACCGCGTCGACCCTGAGGTGCCCATCGAGGACGTCGCTGGCACGGCGAAGGAGCTTATCGACGAAGGCCTCATCGCCTCCTTCGGCCTCTCCGAAGCCGCGCCCGAAACCATCCGCCGGGCCCATGCCGAATGCCCGGTCGGCTACGTGGAAAGCGAGTACTCGCTGTGGGAGCGCGGCGTCGAAGACGAGATCCTGCCCCTGTGCCGCGAGCTGGGCATCCGCTTCGTGGCCTTCAGCCCGCTGGGGAAGGGCTTCTTCGCCGGCGGCAAGGCGAACGCCGAGTCCTCCTCGCCGCGGCTGCACCCGCAGAACTGGGAGGCCAACCAGCGCCTGCTCGAGCCGGTGCGCGAGATCGCGCAGGCACACGACGCCTCGAGCGCCCAGATCGCGCTCGCGTGGCTGGTGGCCAAGGACGTGGTGCCGATTCCAGGCACCACGAACGTCGAGCGCCTGCGCGCCAACCTCGCCGCCGCCCAGCTGAACTTGAGTGCGGAGGAGATCGCCCGCCTCGACGGGTTCGTCGACGACGGCGTCGCCGGCGCGCGCTACACCGACAAGCACCTAGGCTTCATCGACGGCTAGGCTTCAAAAAGCTTCGCGACGGCCCGCCGATCCACCTTCCCCGGGCCCGTCACAGGCAGCTTATCGAGATGGCGCACATCCTTCGGGACCTGCCAGCGGGGGAGGTGGGCGAGACCGTCGAGAAGCTCGGGGATCTCCGCCGTGCCGGTGTAGGCGGCGACGATCGCCTGACCGAAGCGGGGATGGGGGATGCCGACGACGCAGGCGTTGGCCACGCCGTCGATAAGCATCATCTCCCGCTCCAAGACCTCCGGGTGGAGCTTCATCCCGCCGGAGGTGATCACCGCGTCGAGGCGGCCGGTGACCACGAGGCGCTGGTCGCGGATTTCGCCGCCGTCGGAGGTCGCGAACCAGCCGGGCTCTGCGAAGGCCTCGTGGCCCGGGAGGTTGCGGTAGCCGTGGGCGATGGTGGCGCCGCCGAGGTGGATGCGCCCGCCGCGCACGCGCACCCTGGTATGCGCCAGGGGGCGGCCGTCGTAGACGCAGCCGCCGGCAGTTTCCGACGACCCATACGTCGTCACCACATTGATGCCCAGCTTTTCGGCTGCGCTTAAGAGCTTCGGGTCGGTCGCCGCCCCGCCGACGAGTACGGCATCGAAGCTGCGCAGCGCATCGATGCCGGCTAAGGTCTCCATCGCCTTATTAAGCTGCAGGGGCGCCAGCGAGGTGTAGATGCGATCGCCCGTGGCGCTGAGGCGCGCAGCTGCGTCGGCGAAGGCGTCGATGTGAAAGCCCTGCGAGACGTCCAGGCAGAGGGGCTCGGTGCCGGCGACGAGCGAGCGCACCAGCACCTGGATGCCCGCGATGTGGTGCGCCGGCATCGCCAACAGCCACTGGCCCGTGCCACCGAGGCGCTGGTGCGTATCGTCGGCGCTTGTCACCAGGTTTTCCGGGGTCAGCTGCGCGCCCTTCGGGGTGCCGGTGGAGCCGGAGGTAGCCACAACGAGGGCCACGGCGTCGTCGATAGGCTCGCCGGCGCGCTGGGAGTGGCGCAGGAGCTCGGTGCGCGTGGAATCGAACGCCGGGACCGGCAGGTAGGTGTGCCGCCCGCCGATCGCCTCCTCCAAGGCGGGCAGGACCGCGCCGGGGTCGTGCGGGTCGACGGGCAGGATGTCCAAGTGACGGCTCATAAACCCTGAATGTAGCGGCTTGCGCTGGAGTAGCATACTTGCGCATGGTGAAAGAAATACTGCGCGTGGCCTTCGCGGTGGTCGGTGTGATCGTCGGCGCCGGCTTCGCATCCGGGCAAGAGATTATCCAGTACTACGTGGGATTCGGCATCCCGGGGCTGTGGGCGGTGGTGATCTCGGCCATCGTGATGAGCCTGATCACCATGATCATCTTGCAGCTCGCGTCCTACTTCCGCGCCTCGGAGCACGGGGAGGTCTTCGACCACGTCAGCCACCCGATCTTTTCGAAGGTGCTGGACATCGGGGTCATTGTCACGCTCTTTTCGACGGGCTTCGTCATGTTCGCCGGCGGCGGCGCCAACCTCGAGCAGCAGTGGGGCCTGCCGGTCTGGGTGGGCGCGCTGTTGACGGTGGTGCTCGTGGTGTGCGCGGGGCTTCTCGACGTCCACAAGGTCACCACCGTCATCGGTTCCATCACGCCGTTCATCATCGCGTTTATCGTCCTGGCTTCGCTGTATGTGGTGTTCTTCGTCGACCACGCGCCCGTCGCGGAGCTCGATCGCACGGCCCGGGAGATCGGCTCGCCGCTGCCGCACTGGACGGTCGCGGCCGTCAACTACGTGGGCTTCAACCTCATGGTGGCGGTGAGCATGGCGATTGTCATCGGCGGCACGATGTTCAACCCGCGGGTCGCCGGGCGCGGCGGCTTCCTCGGCGGGCTTTTGTTTACCGGGCTGCTCGCGGTCAGCGCGGTCACGCTCTTCTTGGCGATCGACACCGTCGGCGACGATGAGCTGCCCATGCTCAGCCTCATCGACTCCATCCACCCGGTGCTCGGCCAGATCATGGCGGTGGTGGTCTACGGCATGATCTTCAACACTGCACTCGGCATGTTCTACGCGCTGGGCAAAAGGCTCTCGGCCGGGCGCCCGCAGCTGTTCTTCCCGATCTACCTGGCCACCGTGCTCGTCGGCTTCGGCCTGTCGTTTTTCGGCTTCACGACGCTCGTCGGCTACGTCTACCCCGTTCTCGGCTACTTAGGCCTGGTCCTTATCGCCGTGATGATCGTGGCCTGGGTGCGTCGCTATCGCTACATCGCCAGCGAATCCGACCGGCGCCTGCGCCTCGTCGACTTCTGGCGCGCCGGGCGCGAAGACGAGTTCCGCACCGAAAGCCACGGCTCCAACTTGAGCGCCGACCAGATCCGGGCCGGTATCGACGAGAGCTAGCGGCTAGTAGTAGTAGGGGAACTCATCCCAGTTGGGCGCCCGCTTCTCCAAAAACGCCTCCTTGCCCTCCACGGCCTCATCGGTCATGTACGCCAGGCGAGTGGCCTCGCCGGCGAAGAGCTGCTGGCCCATGAGGCCATCGTCGGTGAGGTTGAACGCGAACTTCAGCATGCGCTGGGCGGTCGGCGACTTGCCGTTGATCTCGCGGGCCATCGCGATCGCCTCTGTTTCGATCTCGCCGTGATCAGCGACGACGTTGACCGCGCCCATCCGCTGCATCGTCTCGGCGTCGTAGGTGCGGCCCAAGAAGAAGATCTCGCGGGCGAACTTCTGGCCGACCATCTTCGCCAGATACGCCGAGCCATACCCGGCATCAAAGGATCCGACATCCGCGTCGGTCTGCTTGAAGCGCGCCTCCTGCCGGGAGGCCACGGTCAGGTCGCAGACCACATGCAGGGAGTGCCCACCGCCCGCGGCCCAGCCGCCGACGACCGCGATGACGACCTTCGGCATCGTGCGGATTAGACGCTGGACCTCCAGGATGTGCAGGCGGCCGCCCTCGGCCTTGGTGCGCGCCTCGTCGATGCCGGAGGCGTCGGCGGTGGCGTCGTCATGCTCGTGCTCCCGGGCGTACTGATACCCCGAGCGGCCCCGAATGCGCTGGTCGCCGCCGGAGCAGAACGCCCAGCCGCCGTCCTTCTGGCTCGGCCCGTTGCCGGTGAGCAACACGGTGCCGACGGAAGGATCCCGCCGCGCATGATCCAGCGCCCGGTAGAGCTCATCCACCGTGTGCGGGCGGAAAGCGTTGCGAACCTCGGGACGGTCGAAGGCGATGCGGACGGTGCCGTCGGCGCGCGAGGTGCCGACGTGGCGGTGATACGTCAGATCAGTCAGATCCTCGAAGCCCTCGACCGGCGTCCACTGGGACGGGTCGAAGGGCTGTGCAGTGCTGTAGCTCATGCACTCCGAGTGTAGGTGGGATGTTTGGGTGAGTTGTTCGGGGTGGTGGTTGCATATTGCGTGAGCGCTGGTCGAAAGGAGGGGCATCTAAAGGAGTGCTGAATTCGACCTCGTGGGACTCGTTTCTATGAGGGTGAATTCGACCGGGCGCACGAAAGCGATACCGTTGTATTGCTGTTAGGGTGCCTGGCGTTCTGGAGGTCCGCCTTTTGGTGTGGGTTGGCGTTGTTGATGTGCAAACCCTTGAAGGAAGATGCTTGAAGGGCGCGTCCTTCAAGGCTCTTCCTTCAAGCATTTGTGTTCGAGTGTTGTGGGGTGGGCGTGAAGCTGGCTGTGGTCGGGGCCGGGTGCCCTGATTTGCATAGAGCGCTATCGCTGGCCGAAAGCAGGGCCATAGAAAGGAGTCCTGGTTTCGACCGCGCGGGACTCGTTTAGGGGCACCTCCTTTCGACCCGGCGTGCGAAAGCTGTAGCGATGCATGTTCGGCGGGAGCGTTCCGGTCTCCCAGCGCGCTTTTCGGCACGGATCCGAGTTGCTGCCGTCCCGAAACCAGGGCCGGGCACCCCTGTCCGCATGCCGCGCTATCGCTGGTCGAAAGCAGGGCCATAGAAAGGAGTCTCGCGCGGTCGAAAGGGCGCGTCCTTTCGACTGGCTGCTTTCGAAAAGCGCAAACGCACCATGAACCAACAGTCCGAAACCACCCGCGAAACCACCCGCGAAACCAGCCCACCACCCACACCCGCCTACACTCGAGACCCATGCAGCGTGTGGATATCCCTTCGGTCACCGAGATCCTCGAGCGCGCCTATGTCGTCTCGCTACCGATGGCGGTGCGTTTCCGGGGCGTCGATAGGCGAGAGGCCCTGCTCATCGACGGCCCCGCCGGCTGGGGCGAGTTCTCCCCGTTTCTGGAATACGACGCGCAGGAGTCCGCGGCGTGGCTGGCCTCCGGCATCGAGTCCGCCTTCACTGGCCTGCCCGCGCCGCG
Encoded proteins:
- a CDS encoding glycosyltransferase; the encoded protein is MWVDYVVKQVATAVPNFLRSLPLMLDNRLSRRRIPQSSPEDVIISLTSHGVRLRHVHLTIESIARGNTTAPIVLWLDDCDYDSEWPPQLRRLVERGLQIKRSDGRFGPHTKYWCTFREVEGTGRRVVTVDDDMIYPEWFLERLLFIAQLRSDCVVAYRAHRIELRDGALLPYRKWTPANTSDASFLHFATGVSGVYYPAAFVTHTVAQGERFLEVSPRADDVWLHLMALRSGHRVRQVFSRPRSFAVNPPAQRDALVHGNTMGGGNDEQIGRAYSDADVERLCAIAKEED
- a CDS encoding aldo/keto reductase; the encoded protein is MIGFGTTQLVEHAAADAPRREDMIALLRTAAAEGAAIIDTAEVIGPYTVEKLIGDALGDCEVPVATKFGWNIVPEGGSDGLNSRPEHIREVAHASLRRLQRERIDVFYQHRVDPEVPIEDVAGTAKELIDEGLIASFGLSEAAPETIRRAHAECPVGYVESEYSLWERGVEDEILPLCRELGIRFVAFSPLGKGFFAGGKANAESSSPRLHPQNWEANQRLLEPVREIAQAHDASSAQIALAWLVAKDVVPIPGTTNVERLRANLAAAQLNLSAEEIARLDGFVDDGVAGARYTDKHLGFIDG
- the menE gene encoding o-succinylbenzoate--CoA ligase, encoding MSRHLDILPVDPHDPGAVLPALEEAIGGRHTYLPVPAFDSTRTELLRHSQRAGEPIDDAVALVVATSGSTGTPKGAQLTPENLVTSADDTHQRLGGTGQWLLAMPAHHIAGIQVLVRSLVAGTEPLCLDVSQGFHIDAFADAAARLSATGDRIYTSLAPLQLNKAMETLAGIDALRSFDAVLVGGAATDPKLLSAAEKLGINVVTTYGSSETAGGCVYDGRPLAHTRVRVRGGRIHLGGATIAHGYRNLPGHEAFAEPGWFATSDGGEIRDQRLVVTGRLDAVITSGGMKLHPEVLEREMMLIDGVANACVVGIPHPRFGQAIVAAYTGTAEIPELLDGLAHLPRWQVPKDVRHLDKLPVTGPGKVDRRAVAKLFEA
- a CDS encoding 1,4-dihydroxy-2-naphthoyl-CoA synthase, yielding MSYSTAQPFDPSQWTPVEGFEDLTDLTYHRHVGTSRADGTVRIAFDRPEVRNAFRPHTVDELYRALDHARRDPSVGTVLLTGNGPSQKDGGWAFCSGGDQRIRGRSGYQYAREHEHDDATADASGIDEARTKAEGGRLHILEVQRLIRTMPKVVIAVVGGWAAGGGHSLHVVCDLTVASRQEARFKQTDADVGSFDAGYGSAYLAKMVGQKFAREIFFLGRTYDAETMQRMGAVNVVADHGEIETEAIAMAREINGKSPTAQRMLKFAFNLTDDGLMGQQLFAGEATRLAYMTDEAVEGKEAFLEKRAPNWDEFPYYY